One Hermetia illucens chromosome 4, iHerIll2.2.curated.20191125, whole genome shotgun sequence DNA segment encodes these proteins:
- the LOC119655490 gene encoding uncharacterized protein LOC119655490, whose product MSTITSVQHYGVRIMEDVELKRSYSAIVTPTNGQKFKFPPDICASVDRLRDITNFHNILPSRRSFTPTRNAFYMHSPDISPIEFNAPKEYNFKRAPPEAVQKACADSTIFDPNDTVVDVDFTLMPPPILRPPRPSHEGLEAHIRQRRLDHFLPPDYINLHPVLRAQRGLKPKKLKSVRFKDDVMNAPVSLASLLKDTGLNGYIEKFEREEIDLEVLFTMTDDDLKRIGIESEVDRDTILKFKNIFFV is encoded by the exons ATGAGTACGATTACATCAGTTCAACATTACGGAGTCAGAATAATGGAGGATGTTGAACTAAAAa GAAGTTACTCGGCAATTGTGACGCCAACAAATggacaaaaattcaaatttcctcCTGATATCTGTGCAAGTGTTGATCGCTTACGTGATATTACAAACTTTCACAATATACTACCCTCGCGTCGAAGTTTCACCCCAACAAGGAACGCATTCTACATGCACTCACCGGATATTTCCCCAATCGAATTCAATGCCCCGAAAGAGTACAATTTCAAAAGGGCGCCACCTGAAGCAGTGCAAAAAGCCTGTGCCGATAGTACAATTTTTGACCCAAATGATACCGTGGTGGACGTGGATTTTACATTAATGCCGCCGCCAATTCTCAGGCCTCCCCGACCAAGTCATGAGGG CCTGGAAGCGCATATTCGGCAACGCAGGCTCGACCATTTTTTACCCCCTGATTACATTAATCTACATCCAGTTCTCAGAGCACAAAGAGGATTGAAGCCGAagaagttgaaatctgttcgctTCAAGGATGACGTTATGAATGCACCCGTCTCGTTAGCCTCCTTGCTGAAAGACACTGGACTTAATGGTtacattgaaaaatttgaaagagaAGAG ATCGATTTGGAAGTGTTGTTCACTATGACGGATGATGACCTAAAACGTATTGGAATTGAAAGTGAAGTCGACCGCGACACtatactaaaatttaaaaatattttctttgtttaa